From the Acinonyx jubatus isolate Ajub_Pintada_27869175 unplaced genomic scaffold, VMU_Ajub_asm_v1.0 scaffold_29, whole genome shotgun sequence genome, one window contains:
- the LOC113597207 gene encoding EKC/KEOPS complex subunit LAGE3: MEAADAAAGGEAGGADNARDGQGGQEGQEGQGGGLGRRGHGHGLGGADAEAAVAGEAPRVPRPPHAPGPGGDALSTAGRPETRVHIFALGVPFPSQLEAEIARASFAPYREPYGCLVEQQLTVFGSVLAIRWRAENPFLLRISIINFLDQLCVVIRTMQRFRFPVPAKPALAKGG; this comes from the exons ATGGAGGCGGCAGACGCAGCCGCAGGCGGCGAGGCGGGCGGCGCCGACAACGCCCGGGATGGCCAGGGGGGCCAGGAGGGCCAGGAGGGCCAGGGAGGCGGCCTCGGCCGCCGCGGGCACGGTCATGGCCTCGGAGGCGCGGACGCGGAGGCCGCGGTCGCCGGCGAGGCTCCGCGTGTCCCGCGACCACCTCACGCCCCCGGGCCAGGCGGAGATGCCCTCTCCACGGCCGGAAGGCCGGAAACCCGAGTACACATATT CGCCCTCGGCGTGCCTTTCCCGTCCCAGTTGGAGGCGGAGATCGCCCGTGCGTCTTTCGCCCCATATCGGGAACCGTATGGATGCCTTGTGGAGCAGCAGCTCACTGTGTTCGGCAGCGTCCTGGCCAT ccGCTGGAGAGCTGAAAACCCTTTCCTCCTCCGAATTTCCATCATCAACTTTCTTGACCAGCTTTGCGTGGTGATTCGGACCATGCAGCGCTTCCGGTTCCCGGTTCCTGCTAAGCCTGCGCTGGCGAAAGGGGGCTAA